The DNA region GTGCCCATACTCGGGTATACAGACAATCGTGCGGCTATGTTTCTCCTGCCGGATCAGCCCTACCTTGGCCATGCGCGCAAGGTGATGTGATAGCGTCGAAGCAGGAATACCCAGCCCCTTCTGGATATCTCCGACCGAAGCCCCATCATGGCCAGCTTTGACCAGAAAGCGGAACACGGACAGTCGGTGACTATTCCCTAGCTCAGCTAAGCTGGCTGCAACCTTTTCGTGATCCATAGCACGCCCCAATAATTCGATGTTTCTAGAATTATAGTTGACAGGTCGGATAAACGCAAGTAGGCTGCGTACATCATTTCGACAATACTAGAAATATAGGAGTAATATTGAATGTCATCTCAACTCCAAGACGCTCTAGGCATGTTCGCCTTTCTCGCTATCGAGCTATCGGTTTTATTCATTGGCATTAGCTTGCTGGTCGGAGTTCTTCAACGTCACATCCCACCATCCAAG from Vitreimonas flagellata includes:
- a CDS encoding ArsR/SmtB family transcription factor → MDHEKVAASLAELGNSHRLSVFRFLVKAGHDGASVGDIQKGLGIPASTLSHHLARMAKVGLIRQEKHSRTIVCIPEYGHLENLIGFLQEECCAGVRIAHEPEPL